From Nitrospirota bacterium, one genomic window encodes:
- a CDS encoding iron ABC transporter permease, producing the protein MLTLRRWLSITTLLMVTSIAIVFIAMLFGSEVLRPLDTLNSLISFIRGHSGSETGLTILFNLRLPRILLALVVGGSLAVTGGIFQTILKNPLADPYLLGISGGAALGVIISLFSNININIYGFTSTTFMAFTGALLTLFIVYRLSRVNNKISPQTMLMMGVMVNAVIFAIIMFFTSVVNSNQMFRVFFWLLGYLSSPDYVSLTVISLLSLAGMVIILYHARLLNVLTLDDDTAQSLGINLESVRRRIFIAGALLITAGVSVCGPIGFIGIMVPHAVRLLIGIDYRLLIPVSFVGGGILLIAADAVARSIISPAEIPVGIITSLAGAPFFIYLMRKKRLV; encoded by the coding sequence ATGCTTACATTAAGACGCTGGCTATCAATTACAACTTTATTAATGGTTACCTCCATTGCGATAGTGTTTATCGCCATGCTTTTCGGTTCAGAAGTCCTGCGGCCTCTTGATACATTGAATTCATTAATCTCGTTCATCAGGGGACATTCAGGTTCAGAAACCGGATTAACTATACTTTTTAATCTAAGGCTCCCCCGTATACTCCTTGCCTTAGTGGTAGGCGGTTCTCTCGCTGTTACAGGCGGGATATTTCAGACCATATTAAAAAACCCGCTTGCAGACCCTTATCTACTTGGAATATCCGGCGGTGCAGCACTGGGGGTCATAATATCGCTATTCTCAAACATAAATATAAATATATACGGATTTACCTCAACAACCTTCATGGCTTTTACAGGGGCATTGCTGACATTGTTTATTGTGTACAGACTGTCTCGTGTGAACAATAAGATTTCGCCTCAGACAATGCTCATGATGGGGGTAATGGTCAATGCTGTTATATTTGCGATTATTATGTTTTTTACCTCTGTTGTTAATTCCAATCAGATGTTCAGGGTATTCTTCTGGCTGCTAGGTTATCTGAGTTCCCCTGACTATGTCTCTTTAACTGTCATATCTCTTCTATCTCTTGCAGGTATGGTTATAATCCTTTACCACGCAAGACTGTTGAACGTGCTTACGCTTGATGATGATACTGCTCAATCACTCGGCATTAACCTGGAATCCGTCAGGCGGAGGATATTTATTGCAGGTGCATTGCTTATAACCGCAGGGGTATCTGTGTGCGGTCCTATCGGCTTTATAGGAATTATGGTACCACATGCAGTCCGGTTACTGATCGGCATTGATTACAGACTTTTGATACCTGTCTCCTTTGTCGGGGGCGGCATACTGCTCATAGCAGCAGATGCCGTTGCACGAAGCATTATTTCTCCTGCTGAGATACCTGTAGGCATTATCACATCCCTGGCTGGTGCCCCTTTTTTTATATATCTGATGAGGAAGAAGAGGCTGGTGTGA
- a CDS encoding chemotaxis protein CheA has product MEDIEKLKETFYSEADDILSNLDELLLQLEHNPGDKETLDAIFRSMHTLKGTSSIFEFHSISKLAHACEDLLDLMRKEDVGEVTSEKMIDTLFTGSDQIKEIITNIQTGSEQNEVNYENTVNQIRALLPKKEQIDVVQKKTSDEGINRVFIRTWKKDERSTIINQIREGRQVYQISIALSKYCFYKGMDPLVLLKNLTFGGEVLLVRCSSEHIPSLKEINPYMLYLDDIWLVFSTNGNNEFLNDIFEFAIAIGEITVHLLTEEELSFVTPTESGCVPKIGEILLATGEISEEQLNKALRLQERKLGEILVEEGILPEDKLKTALEIQQLQKIGTKGPANAIKVDIEKVDCLVNLVGELVITHTLISQNSSTTQLSGQSVSKDIAHLGKITRDIQDQVMSMRMMPLKQTFQKMMRVVRDVAKKAGKNVDLIISGEDTELDKTVIEEISDPLVHILRNSVDHGIEAPEERKNKGKSEKGTVHLNAFHRGGNIVIEISDDGKGLNRERIIEKALERGLINDPTDVSEQQIYQLIFYPGFSTAEKVTDISGRGVGMDVVRKNIEKLRGRIDIQSKENQGTNISITLPLTLAIIDGMVVQTGIERYIIPTLSIEESLRPKKEELITVQERGELCNLRGSLLPILRLNKLYKKKDDHKNPCDALLVVVENDGMRACILVDELIGQQQVVIKTLGDTFKDVKGIAGGAILGDGKVGLILDVRGLIEASLYAKQ; this is encoded by the coding sequence ATGGAAGATATTGAGAAATTAAAAGAGACGTTTTATTCAGAGGCGGATGACATATTAAGCAATCTGGATGAACTCTTACTACAACTTGAACACAACCCCGGTGATAAAGAGACGCTGGATGCCATCTTCAGGAGTATGCACACACTGAAGGGGACATCCAGTATATTTGAATTCCACTCTATTTCGAAACTGGCTCATGCATGCGAAGACCTTCTTGATCTCATGAGGAAAGAAGATGTTGGTGAGGTAACCTCTGAAAAGATGATTGATACCCTTTTCACAGGTTCTGATCAGATAAAAGAGATTATCACTAATATTCAGACCGGCAGTGAACAGAATGAAGTTAATTATGAAAATACAGTAAACCAGATTCGGGCATTACTGCCTAAAAAAGAACAGATAGATGTAGTACAAAAAAAGACATCTGATGAGGGGATAAACAGGGTATTCATCAGGACATGGAAAAAAGATGAAAGAAGCACTATCATTAACCAAATAAGAGAAGGCAGGCAGGTATATCAGATTTCTATCGCACTTAGTAAATATTGTTTCTATAAAGGTATGGACCCGCTTGTTCTCCTGAAAAACCTGACGTTCGGCGGTGAGGTGCTGTTAGTCAGGTGTTCATCCGAGCATATCCCATCCCTCAAAGAAATTAATCCTTACATGCTCTATCTTGATGATATATGGCTTGTATTTTCTACTAATGGAAACAATGAGTTTTTAAACGATATATTCGAGTTTGCAATTGCAATAGGTGAGATAACAGTACATTTGTTAACAGAAGAAGAATTATCCTTTGTTACTCCAACTGAATCTGGATGCGTCCCTAAAATCGGAGAAATCCTACTTGCAACCGGAGAGATTAGTGAAGAGCAGTTAAATAAGGCATTACGGCTTCAGGAGAGAAAGTTAGGTGAAATATTAGTTGAAGAAGGGATCCTGCCTGAAGATAAATTAAAAACTGCATTAGAGATTCAGCAGCTCCAGAAGATAGGGACAAAAGGGCCTGCTAATGCAATCAAGGTTGACATAGAGAAGGTAGACTGTCTTGTAAATTTAGTAGGTGAACTTGTAATAACTCATACGTTAATAAGCCAGAACTCTTCAACCACACAACTGTCAGGGCAGAGCGTCAGCAAAGACATTGCCCATCTTGGGAAGATAACAAGAGATATACAAGACCAGGTAATGTCAATGCGTATGATGCCGTTGAAACAGACATTCCAGAAAATGATGAGGGTTGTAAGAGATGTTGCAAAAAAAGCAGGGAAAAATGTGGACCTTATAATCTCCGGGGAAGATACGGAATTAGATAAGACCGTTATAGAGGAGATCAGCGACCCGCTTGTACATATATTGAGGAATTCTGTTGACCACGGGATAGAGGCACCTGAAGAGAGAAAGAACAAAGGAAAATCTGAGAAAGGGACTGTTCATCTCAATGCATTCCACAGGGGCGGAAATATTGTCATAGAGATAAGTGATGATGGAAAGGGATTAAACAGGGAAAGGATAATCGAGAAGGCCCTTGAGCGTGGTTTGATAAATGATCCCACGGATGTATCTGAACAACAGATATACCAACTGATATTCTATCCCGGATTCTCAACAGCAGAGAAGGTCACGGACATATCAGGGAGAGGTGTCGGGATGGATGTTGTACGGAAAAATATAGAGAAACTCAGGGGACGCATAGATATACAGAGCAAAGAAAACCAGGGCACAAATATCTCTATAACGCTTCCGCTGACACTCGCTATTATTGACGGAATGGTTGTTCAGACAGGAATAGAAAGATATATCATCCCTACCCTTTCTATTGAAGAATCATTAAGACCTAAAAAGGAAGAGCTCATTACAGTACAGGAACGTGGTGAGCTGTGCAATCTCAGGGGGTCATTGTTACCGATATTGAGGCTTAACAAACTTTACAAGAAAAAAGATGACCATAAAAATCCATGCGATGCACTGCTGGTTGTTGTTGAGAATGACGGGATGCGTGCATGTATCCTGGTGGATGAGCTGATAGGTCAGCAGCAGGTCGTCATAAAGACACTTGGTGATACATTCAAGGATGTTAAAGGTATTGCAGGAGGTGCCATTCTTGGAGATGGCAAGGTTGGACTCATATTGGATGTACGGGGGCTAATAGAAGCTTCTTTATATGCAAAACAATAA
- a CDS encoding energy transducer TonB produces MKYKLTLMFIFSFIVHITIAGALVYVPYQISINIGKNSTGEVIWGKIQGREGGSKKAEVRSKKLEARSKKSEQGIPTFPGEGQGESQNSLPFKGRVRVGMGLSLDEPVMSEALTKDNENPPLFSRGGMGGSFSDEPNINTGNDGGVLFASSTGGQSHSDEGDEIIKAEKGRIYSEQLKGLIGQVKNEIEKNKYYPFLAKLNGIEGTVYVNFHIGQDGKTGSVAIQKTSGAEILDDSAVKTIKNLKPFRNINPELRELDITVPITYRLRED; encoded by the coding sequence ATGAAGTATAAGTTAACCCTGATGTTTATATTTTCATTCATTGTTCACATAACAATTGCAGGGGCACTGGTGTATGTGCCGTATCAGATTTCTATCAATATCGGGAAAAACTCTACTGGGGAGGTGATTTGGGGAAAGATTCAGGGGAGGGAAGGCGGAAGTAAGAAGGCAGAAGTAAGAAGTAAGAAGTTAGAAGCAAGAAGCAAGAAGTCAGAGCAAGGCATCCCTACCTTTCCGGGAGAGGGGCAGGGGGAATCTCAGAATTCCCTCCCCTTCAAGGGGAGGGTCAGGGTGGGGATGGGGTTATCTTTGGATGAACCGGTCATGAGCGAGGCGCTCACAAAGGACAACGAAAATCCACCCCTTTTTTCAAGGGGGGGCATGGGGGGGTCATTTTCGGATGAACCTAATATTAACACCGGCAATGATGGTGGAGTCCTGTTTGCCTCATCAACTGGGGGGCAATCACATTCTGATGAAGGAGATGAAATAATAAAAGCTGAAAAAGGCCGTATCTACAGTGAACAGCTTAAAGGCCTTATAGGACAGGTTAAGAATGAGATAGAAAAAAATAAATACTATCCATTTCTTGCAAAATTGAATGGTATTGAAGGTACTGTTTATGTAAATTTCCATATAGGCCAGGATGGGAAAACAGGGAGTGTTGCTATACAAAAAACATCAGGGGCAGAGATACTGGATGATTCAGCAGTAAAGACTATTAAGAACTTAAAACCATTCCGCAATATTAATCCAGAATTGCGTGAGCTGGATATTACAGTGCCAATAACGTATAGGCTGAGGGAGGATTAG
- a CDS encoding STAS domain-containing protein yields the protein MVILIRYFIYPCQVYFSNYILNKDRNTFYKVFIDQDRIRLSFLNVMLENCIPLKMNCDVKKNLIIIKQDALDIYDATALKEKITSVSSTVTKSLVIDLGHLEDISTPAIQILISAKKSIEDLKFININESIVKNLILLGSSL from the coding sequence GTGGTTATACTTATAAGATATTTTATTTATCCATGTCAAGTATATTTTTCAAACTACATACTAAACAAGGATAGAAATACCTTCTATAAGGTATTTATTGATCAGGATAGAATCCGATTAAGTTTCCTGAATGTAATGTTAGAAAATTGCATACCGTTAAAAATGAACTGTGATGTCAAAAAAAATCTAATAATTATTAAACAGGACGCTCTGGATATTTATGATGCAACAGCTTTGAAGGAAAAGATTACATCCGTCTCTTCTACGGTAACAAAATCACTTGTGATTGATTTAGGTCATCTCGAAGACATCTCTACACCGGCTATTCAAATCTTAATTTCTGCAAAGAAAAGTATTGAGGATTTAAAATTTATAAATATTAATGAAAGTATTGTTAAAAATCTCATCCTGTTAGGTTCATCTTTGTAA
- a CDS encoding hemerythrin family protein, producing MNMALQWNDKLNVNVKILNSQHRRLIFLVSELHNFMCTGKPHDMLCKTLNSLSDYTVYHFREEERLMMLHGYQDYDLHKIEHDNFIIKLRECKKKYDAGRITVSIELMIFLMDWVNGHIIGTDKKYSQFFNDIGVM from the coding sequence ATGAATATGGCACTACAATGGAATGATAAGTTAAATGTTAATGTTAAAATATTAAATAGCCAGCACAGAAGGCTCATATTCTTGGTAAGCGAGCTCCACAATTTTATGTGCACAGGCAAACCACATGATATGCTCTGCAAAACCCTGAATTCCCTGAGTGATTACACGGTATATCATTTCAGGGAAGAGGAAAGGCTGATGATGTTACATGGGTATCAGGATTATGACCTTCACAAAATAGAGCACGACAACTTCATAATAAAATTAAGAGAGTGTAAAAAGAAATATGACGCAGGAAGAATAACAGTTTCTATAGAACTGATGATTTTTTTGATGGACTGGGTTAATGGCCATATAATAGGTACTGATAAGAAGTATTCCCAGTTCTTCAATGACATAGGCGTGATGTAG
- a CDS encoding response regulator: MTKVMRKGRSFKKKVLVAEDNQFVREYIQELFSINGYEVMAVSSASEAIHILGTEYFPVVITELIINDRQGLEILDYIRQRYICTAVIVVTTYREIDLLTRALSMGAYDYINKPFTPHILLHRVAQAVDHIYLQKIISSGSVYTVNDEQCRICRDIHDVTMD, translated from the coding sequence ATGACAAAAGTAATGAGAAAGGGAAGATCATTCAAAAAAAAAGTTCTTGTGGCAGAGGACAATCAATTTGTAAGAGAATATATTCAAGAGCTGTTCTCTATAAATGGCTATGAGGTAATGGCTGTTTCTTCTGCCTCAGAAGCTATACATATACTCGGCACAGAATACTTCCCTGTTGTTATCACAGAACTAATAATTAATGATCGTCAGGGTTTGGAGATTTTAGACTATATACGTCAGCGATATATCTGCACTGCTGTGATTGTTGTTACAACCTACAGGGAGATAGATTTGTTGACCAGGGCACTTAGTATGGGTGCCTATGACTACATCAACAAACCTTTTACGCCTCATATATTGCTGCATCGTGTTGCACAGGCTGTTGATCATATTTATTTGCAGAAAATTATTTCATCAGGGTCTGTTTATACTGTAAACGATGAACAATGCCGTATTTGCAGGGATATTCATGATGTTACAATGGATTGA
- a CDS encoding STAS domain-containing protein produces the protein MICNIRESNGKALIEVHGDLDNAHAANNFRETMYEVLTSGKKEAIIDMNAVESINSHGIGKLLLFYNKFKDIGGDLRITSTHGNIKEIFETLRMDVLFKVEKN, from the coding sequence ATGATATGCAACATAAGGGAAAGTAATGGCAAGGCATTAATTGAAGTTCATGGTGACCTGGACAATGCTCATGCAGCAAATAATTTCAGGGAGACCATGTATGAGGTACTTACCTCAGGGAAAAAAGAGGCAATCATAGACATGAATGCAGTTGAAAGCATCAACAGTCACGGCATAGGAAAACTGCTTTTATTTTATAATAAATTTAAAGACATCGGCGGTGACCTCAGGATAACCTCTACTCACGGAAATATAAAAGAGATATTTGAGACATTGAGGATGGATGTATTGTTTAAGGTTGAAAAAAACTAA
- a CDS encoding response regulator yields MVKSILAVDDSATMRQTIATTLEKEGYNVLLANDGKDAISKLNGNRFNLIITDINMPNMDGITLIKEIKKLASHKFTPIIVLSTESQPEKKEEGKTAGATGWIIKPFKPEQLIAVVKKVCP; encoded by the coding sequence ATGGTAAAAAGTATCCTTGCAGTTGATGACTCAGCAACTATGCGACAGACAATAGCCACAACCCTTGAAAAAGAAGGTTATAACGTATTACTTGCAAATGACGGCAAGGATGCCATTTCAAAATTAAACGGTAACAGGTTCAATCTGATAATCACAGATATAAATATGCCGAATATGGATGGGATCACTCTAATTAAAGAGATCAAAAAACTGGCATCACATAAATTTACGCCAATAATAGTTTTATCAACAGAATCACAGCCTGAGAAGAAGGAAGAAGGGAAAACTGCCGGGGCAACCGGATGGATAATAAAACCATTTAAACCCGAACAGCTTATTGCTGTTGTTAAGAAAGTGTGTCCGTAA
- a CDS encoding chemotaxis protein, producing the protein MAIIGTITTVTVSKTRKSTEKTLDLRYPSIYNSTVLMGNLEASLAGLRGYILTGNTQFKEDRANAVKEMTDRIKKIEPLSQQWTVHANKDRFSKVKDLTEDFFTIQKEVETIAHTDAGNRLVENNGKNMKYDVFLLATKAAPLAKQIRENINGIIESQQALMEQEKNNTIVLSNKTQFYSILFSIIGVIVGSLTAFLLYKNIRGLLSTTVNNLTDTANQMSSASSQVSSSSQSVAQGATEQASSLQESSATLEELASMSRQNANNAKQANQIAQETRSSANEGAKSMTELEGAMSAINDSSDKISKIIKVIEEIAFQTNLLALNAAVEAARAGEHGKGFAVVAEEVRNLAQRSASAAKDTASLIEESVDKIQNGTEITKKVSDSLNNIVTNVKRVTDLVAEIAAASQEQAEGVNQMNTAVNQMDQVTQQNASSAEESAAASEELSAQAESLTKIVDDLSQLVGVSEGGATHKVTSKFSGFTQSFTKKNQHGKHAFAGTSSRSEHAHHKSAYKASYDNTQSDTIPMDDESFKGF; encoded by the coding sequence ATGGCCATCATAGGGACCATAACAACTGTTACGGTATCAAAGACACGGAAATCCACTGAGAAGACACTGGACTTACGTTACCCATCAATATACAACTCAACCGTTTTGATGGGGAATCTGGAAGCATCATTGGCCGGTTTAAGAGGCTATATCTTAACAGGAAATACACAATTTAAAGAAGACAGGGCAAATGCTGTGAAAGAAATGACAGACCGTATAAAAAAGATTGAGCCACTGTCTCAGCAATGGACAGTCCATGCGAATAAAGACAGGTTCAGCAAGGTAAAAGACCTGACAGAAGATTTTTTTACAATTCAGAAAGAAGTAGAGACTATTGCACATACAGATGCCGGAAACAGGCTTGTTGAGAATAATGGGAAGAATATGAAGTATGATGTATTTCTATTAGCAACCAAGGCCGCGCCGCTTGCAAAGCAAATACGTGAAAACATCAATGGCATTATTGAGAGCCAGCAGGCACTTATGGAGCAGGAAAAAAATAACACAATCGTCCTGTCAAATAAAACTCAATTTTATTCAATCCTGTTTTCAATAATCGGCGTAATTGTCGGTAGTTTAACCGCCTTCCTGTTATATAAGAATATCCGGGGACTGCTTTCAACCACTGTTAATAACCTTACGGATACTGCTAATCAGATGTCATCTGCATCTTCTCAGGTCTCTTCATCCAGTCAGTCGGTTGCCCAGGGTGCTACTGAACAGGCATCATCACTGCAGGAGTCATCAGCAACACTTGAGGAATTGGCCTCTATGTCCAGGCAGAATGCGAACAATGCAAAACAGGCAAACCAGATAGCACAGGAAACAAGAAGCTCTGCAAATGAAGGGGCAAAGTCAATGACAGAATTAGAAGGGGCAATGTCTGCAATTAATGATAGTTCAGACAAGATTTCAAAGATAATAAAGGTTATTGAAGAGATCGCATTCCAGACCAACCTGCTTGCTTTGAATGCCGCAGTTGAGGCAGCAAGGGCCGGTGAACATGGAAAAGGGTTTGCCGTGGTTGCTGAAGAGGTCAGGAACCTTGCCCAGCGAAGCGCGTCTGCAGCAAAAGATACTGCATCTCTGATTGAAGAAAGCGTTGATAAGATTCAGAACGGGACAGAGATTACAAAGAAGGTAAGCGACTCACTCAATAATATAGTAACAAATGTAAAGAGGGTTACTGACCTCGTTGCAGAGATTGCAGCAGCGAGCCAGGAACAGGCTGAAGGTGTCAATCAGATGAATACTGCCGTCAATCAGATGGATCAGGTTACACAGCAGAATGCAAGTTCAGCAGAAGAGTCTGCTGCTGCAAGCGAGGAATTGTCAGCACAGGCAGAGAGCCTCACAAAGATAGTGGACGACCTTTCTCAATTAGTTGGTGTGTCAGAAGGTGGGGCAACCCATAAAGTTACCTCTAAATTTAGTGGATTTACCCAATCATTTACAAAGAAAAATCAGCATGGAAAACATGCCTTTGCAGGCACATCTTCACGCAGTGAACATGCTCATCATAAATCTGCATATAAGGCATCATATGATAACACTCAATCAGACACTATACCAATGGATGATGAATCCTTTAAGGGTTTTTAA
- a CDS encoding ABC transporter ATP-binding protein, translating to MNVFELTGVYFKYSEKWVLDDISLHVAKGEIFGIIGPNGSGKSSLLRIMANLNIPQKGRQYLYGEDTVMINRMDFAKRVAFVPQESHFLFPFTVAEIVLMGRTPYINGRLFESSHDKGLAMDAMKLMDIECLSERPVTDISGGEKQRAIIARALVQEPEVLILDEPTASLDIGHQIEIYELFERLNLKSTIILSSHDLNLASMYCHRLMLLHQGKIYAVGTPSEVITAKNIQEVYGCNVIVDKHPVSGEPRVTLQTVNSGS from the coding sequence ATGAATGTTTTTGAATTAACCGGAGTGTACTTCAAATATTCAGAGAAGTGGGTGCTTGACGATATTTCACTTCATGTGGCGAAAGGTGAGATATTTGGGATTATAGGGCCTAATGGTTCAGGGAAGTCATCACTGTTGAGGATAATGGCCAACCTCAATATTCCACAAAAAGGAAGGCAATATTTATACGGCGAGGATACTGTTATGATCAACCGGATGGATTTTGCTAAGAGAGTTGCCTTTGTCCCGCAAGAGTCTCATTTTCTCTTCCCCTTCACCGTGGCTGAAATAGTCTTGATGGGGAGGACACCGTATATAAATGGCCGCTTGTTTGAAAGTTCCCATGATAAAGGACTGGCAATGGATGCCATGAAGTTGATGGATATTGAATGTCTTTCAGAAAGACCTGTGACAGATATATCAGGCGGGGAAAAACAGCGGGCAATAATTGCAAGGGCCTTGGTTCAGGAGCCTGAAGTCCTTATACTGGATGAACCTACAGCATCCCTAGACATCGGGCATCAGATAGAGATATATGAACTATTTGAAAGGCTTAATTTGAAAAGTACAATAATCCTATCCTCGCATGATTTAAACCTTGCGAGCATGTACTGTCACAGGCTCATGCTGTTACATCAGGGTAAGATTTATGCAGTCGGAACCCCGTCTGAGGTTATCACCGCGAAGAACATTCAAGAAGTTTATGGATGTAATGTTATTGTAGACAAACATCCGGTTTCAGGGGAGCCGAGGGTAACTCTACAGACAGTGAATAGTGGTTCGTGA
- a CDS encoding cobalamin-binding protein → MGFSMVNKYIIVLLSLITLLMSSSVANAASFTDDLGRKVELPKNPERIISLAPSITEILFFLGLGDKVTAVTDYCDFPEEARHKTKIGWIISPDIEKIISLKPDIVFATAEGNRSDIVDTLERINIRVYVLDPHKVEDVLHEIVSIGEITGRVKTAKKKVDELSTRIKTIKKKVNIKHKENERFPIKNLGNDKIRVLYLVSTDPIVSAGPGSFIHDIIEYAGGENILAQSPVRYPRVEMEEIMLRDPEVIIVSDDSPDIRNSWKMRWGSISAVKNNRIYTIDPDIISRPGPRIVEGIEEFYRDIYMKSPSP, encoded by the coding sequence ATGGGGTTTTCCATGGTTAATAAATATATAATTGTATTACTAAGTCTCATAACTCTTTTAATGTCATCTTCAGTTGCCAACGCCGCCTCCTTTACTGACGACCTCGGCAGAAAGGTTGAACTTCCAAAGAATCCTGAGCGCATTATCTCACTGGCGCCGAGTATTACAGAGATTTTATTCTTTCTCGGATTAGGGGATAAGGTAACGGCTGTAACTGATTATTGTGATTTTCCTGAAGAGGCAAGGCACAAGACCAAGATAGGCTGGATCATAAGCCCGGATATAGAAAAGATTATCTCACTCAAACCTGACATTGTATTCGCCACCGCAGAAGGCAATCGTTCAGACATAGTGGATACTCTTGAGAGGATAAATATACGGGTATATGTGCTGGACCCGCATAAAGTTGAAGATGTATTGCATGAGATAGTTTCTATAGGTGAGATTACAGGAAGGGTAAAAACAGCAAAGAAAAAGGTTGATGAACTTTCCACCAGGATTAAGACAATAAAAAAGAAGGTTAATATCAAACATAAAGAAAATGAAAGATTCCCGATAAAAAATCTCGGGAATGACAAGATCAGGGTGCTTTACCTTGTGAGTACGGACCCTATTGTATCCGCCGGCCCCGGCAGTTTTATTCATGACATTATCGAATATGCCGGTGGTGAGAACATTCTTGCCCAGTCACCTGTACGTTATCCGAGGGTAGAGATGGAGGAGATTATGCTTAGAGACCCTGAGGTAATTATTGTTTCGGATGACAGCCCTGATATTAGGAATTCATGGAAGATGAGATGGGGCAGTATATCAGCAGTCAAAAATAACAGGATATATACAATTGATCCGGATATTATCAGCAGGCCCGGGCCGAGGATAGTAGAAGGCATCGAGGAGTTTTACAGGGATATTTACATGAAATCCCCCTCCCCTTAA
- a CDS encoding chemotaxis protein CheW encodes MDTALEKTNSSDVSALEEKYLTFVLNHEEYGLEILRVREIIGLMEITPVPQVPQFIKGIINLRGKVIPVVDLRLKFGMPEAGYTKETCTIVVDIENSLMGIVVDTVSEVLDINAKDIEPAPSLGSTIKTDFILGMGKVKGKVKILINIDRVLTLDELAVVNS; translated from the coding sequence ATGGACACTGCATTAGAAAAGACAAACAGCTCAGATGTCTCTGCCCTTGAAGAAAAGTATCTGACATTTGTATTAAATCATGAGGAGTATGGATTGGAGATACTGAGGGTTCGGGAGATAATAGGACTCATGGAAATAACGCCGGTCCCGCAGGTCCCTCAATTTATAAAGGGTATTATTAACCTGAGGGGAAAGGTTATTCCTGTAGTTGATTTAAGGCTTAAATTCGGGATGCCTGAGGCAGGGTATACAAAAGAGACCTGTACTATAGTTGTTGACATTGAGAATAGCTTAATGGGAATTGTTGTTGACACAGTCTCAGAGGTACTTGATATTAATGCTAAGGATATAGAACCAGCCCCTTCCCTTGGAAGCACAATTAAGACAGACTTTATTCTCGGAATGGGGAAGGTAAAAGGAAAGGTAAAAATTCTCATTAATATTGATAGGGTGCTGACGCTTGATGAGCTGGCGGTGGTGAATTCGTAA